In the Methylomonas rhizoryzae genome, one interval contains:
- a CDS encoding vWA domain-containing protein has protein sequence MPTNRMRATMNAPAFDTPWILAGLLLSLIPLLRSGMQANVYPWLDILPPDPWSQALTLLIRLLGAAALAALILGLAGMHLEQQRVERIGHGAHIVLLLDRSNSMDNSFAGGAPSGGEESKAAAARRLLSEFVARREQDLIGLAEYSTSPLFVMPLTENRAAIRAAIAASSGPALAYTNIGKGLALALGYFRQQPVSGARIVLLVSDGAAVIAPETEAALRVQFQQQQVGLYWLFLRTANSPGLFSEPEDPRDDNAQAMPERYLHRFFSSLNIPYQAYEAEDPGAMQRAIADIDRLERLPLHYRDTVPRRDLTGRCYAWAAGLIGLLLGIKLLEVRTA, from the coding sequence ATGCCGACAAATCGAATGCGGGCGACTATGAACGCGCCGGCATTCGACACCCCATGGATTTTAGCCGGACTGCTGCTCAGTCTGATACCCCTGCTACGCAGCGGCATGCAAGCGAACGTCTACCCGTGGCTGGATATATTGCCGCCCGATCCCTGGTCGCAAGCCTTGACGCTACTGATACGGCTATTGGGAGCTGCGGCGCTGGCGGCATTGATCCTGGGGCTGGCAGGCATGCACCTCGAACAGCAACGGGTGGAACGCATAGGCCACGGTGCGCATATCGTGTTGTTGCTGGACCGCAGCAACAGCATGGACAACAGCTTCGCCGGCGGCGCTCCGAGCGGCGGCGAGGAATCCAAAGCCGCCGCCGCGCGTCGCCTGTTGAGCGAATTCGTAGCGCGGCGCGAGCAAGACTTGATCGGACTGGCCGAATACAGCACCTCTCCCTTATTCGTCATGCCGTTGACCGAAAACCGCGCGGCGATACGCGCGGCGATAGCCGCCAGTTCCGGCCCGGCCCTGGCTTATACCAACATCGGCAAGGGCTTGGCCTTGGCGCTCGGCTATTTTCGCCAGCAACCGGTCAGCGGCGCCCGCATCGTGTTGTTGGTATCGGACGGAGCGGCGGTGATTGCGCCGGAGACCGAAGCCGCTTTGCGCGTGCAATTCCAGCAGCAGCAAGTAGGTTTGTATTGGTTGTTTTTGCGCACCGCCAACAGTCCCGGCCTGTTCTCGGAACCGGAAGACCCGCGCGACGACAACGCCCAAGCCATGCCGGAGCGTTACCTGCACCGCTTTTTCAGCAGTCTGAACATTCCCTATCAAGCTTACGAAGCGGAAGATCCCGGCGCCATGCAACGCGCCATCGCCGACATCGACCGGCTGGAACGCTTACCGCTGCATTATCGGGACACCGTCCCCAGACGCGATTTGACCGGCCGGTGTTACGCCTGGGCGGCAGGGTTGATCGGCTTGTTGTTAGGCATCAAATTACTGGAGGTAAGAACGGCATGA
- a CDS encoding methanol/ethanol family PQQ-dependent dehydrogenase — MQQLDLRTVGKTAALVAGGILSVAQPASANKELEQLSKQNTNWVMQTKDYGSTHFSEMIDINANNVKNLKVAWSFSTGVLNGHEGGPLVVDGIMYVHTPYPNNVFAISLEEPDKILWQFKPKQNPAARAVACCDVVNRGLAYAPAGKDYPATIFLNQLDGHVVALNAKTGELRWKMENSDIAMGSTLTVAPFVAKDKVIVGSSGAELGVRGYATAYNIKDGKQEWRVYATGPDEDIKLSKDFNSHNPHYGQFGLGLKTWEGDAWKIGGGTNWGWYAYDSDLEMLYYGSGNPAPWNETMRPGDNKWTMTIWGRDINSGEAKFGYQKTPHDEWDYAGVNYMGLSEQVVDGKKRKLLTHPDRNGLVYTLDRENGDLINAFKIDDTVNWVKKVDLKTGLPVRDPEYSTHMDHQATGICPSAMGYHNQGIESYDPNKQLFFMGVNHICMDWEPFMLPYRAGQFFVGATLNMYPGPKGTLGQVKAMNAVTGKMEWEVQEKFAVWGGTMATAGDLVFYGTLDGYIKARHSKTGEELWKFKLPSGVIGHPITYKHNNKQYVAIYYGVGGWPGVGLVFDLADPTAGLGAVGAFKELAHYTQMGGGVMVFSL, encoded by the coding sequence ATGCAACAACTCGATTTGCGCACCGTAGGGAAAACGGCGGCGCTGGTGGCGGGCGGCATTTTGAGCGTGGCACAGCCCGCTTCGGCCAATAAAGAACTGGAGCAACTGTCCAAGCAGAATACCAACTGGGTCATGCAAACCAAGGACTACGGCTCCACCCATTTCAGCGAAATGATCGACATCAACGCCAACAACGTCAAAAACCTGAAGGTGGCGTGGTCGTTCTCGACCGGCGTATTGAACGGACACGAAGGCGGCCCGCTGGTAGTCGACGGCATCATGTACGTGCATACCCCGTATCCGAACAACGTGTTCGCGATCAGCCTGGAGGAGCCGGACAAGATTTTATGGCAGTTCAAGCCCAAGCAAAATCCGGCGGCCCGTGCGGTCGCCTGCTGCGACGTGGTCAACCGTGGTCTGGCCTATGCGCCGGCCGGCAAGGATTATCCGGCCACGATCTTTTTGAATCAGTTGGACGGCCATGTCGTGGCGCTAAACGCCAAGACCGGCGAGCTGCGCTGGAAAATGGAAAACTCCGACATCGCGATGGGCTCCACCTTGACCGTGGCGCCGTTCGTGGCCAAGGATAAAGTTATCGTCGGTTCCTCCGGCGCCGAGCTGGGCGTGCGCGGTTACGCCACCGCCTACAACATCAAGGACGGCAAGCAAGAGTGGCGGGTCTATGCCACGGGTCCCGACGAAGACATCAAATTATCGAAAGACTTTAACAGCCACAACCCGCATTACGGCCAGTTCGGTCTGGGTCTGAAAACCTGGGAAGGCGACGCCTGGAAGATAGGCGGAGGCACCAACTGGGGCTGGTATGCCTACGACAGCGATCTGGAGATGCTGTACTACGGTTCCGGCAACCCGGCGCCGTGGAACGAAACCATGCGTCCCGGCGACAACAAATGGACCATGACCATCTGGGGCCGCGACATCAACAGCGGCGAAGCCAAATTCGGCTACCAAAAAACCCCGCACGACGAGTGGGACTACGCCGGCGTCAACTACATGGGCTTGTCCGAGCAAGTGGTAGACGGCAAAAAACGCAAACTGCTGACTCATCCCGACCGCAACGGTCTGGTCTATACCCTGGACCGGGAAAACGGCGATCTGATCAACGCCTTCAAGATCGACGACACCGTCAACTGGGTCAAGAAAGTCGACCTGAAAACCGGTCTGCCGGTGCGCGATCCGGAATATTCGACTCACATGGACCACCAAGCTACCGGCATCTGCCCGTCGGCGATGGGTTACCACAACCAGGGCATCGAGTCTTACGACCCGAACAAGCAGCTGTTCTTCATGGGCGTCAACCACATCTGTATGGATTGGGAACCGTTCATGCTGCCTTACCGGGCCGGCCAATTCTTCGTCGGCGCGACTTTGAACATGTATCCGGGTCCTAAAGGCACCCTGGGGCAAGTCAAGGCCATGAACGCGGTGACCGGCAAAATGGAATGGGAAGTTCAGGAAAAATTCGCGGTTTGGGGCGGCACCATGGCCACCGCCGGCGATTTGGTGTTCTACGGCACTCTGGACGGCTACATCAAGGCCCGTCATTCCAAAACCGGCGAAGAGCTGTGGAAATTCAAACTGCCTTCCGGCGTCATCGGTCACCCGATTACCTATAAACACAACAACAAACAATACGTTGCGATTTATTACGGTGTCGGCGGCTGGCCCGGCGTTGGCCTGGTATTCGACCTGGCCGACCCGACCGCGGGTCTGGGCGCGGTGGGTGCGTTCAAGGAATTGGCGCATTACACCCAAATGGGCGGCGGCGTGATGGTGTTCTCGCTGTAG
- a CDS encoding AAA family ATPase: MSTDTELQQWRDQALRLEQQLNRTVIGQQAPVRQLIIAVFARGHVMLEGQVGVGKTTLLRAVAQGLGGYYQRIEGTIDLMPADLIYYTYLNGEGRPCVDPGPLLKQGEQLAIFFFNEINRARPQVHSLLLRVMAERSVGAFNREYRMPHVQVFADRNRVEREETFELPAAARDRFMMEIGIDAPCEDAVMDALIFDPQFHDVDALVAGVESTGVPYYQLNDIGAAIQQAVKSSPTLHRYALDLWKACSRPGDFGIRLSDVEMNQFIQAGASPRGMSYFLRAAKVRAWLQGRDMLLPEDMQAVFQVTMGHRIFLNPVYGYRKEELMPELVKGILGNIAAP; the protein is encoded by the coding sequence ATGAGCACGGACACCGAACTACAACAATGGCGCGACCAAGCATTGCGCCTGGAACAACAACTCAACCGCACCGTGATCGGCCAACAAGCGCCGGTACGCCAGCTGATCATCGCCGTGTTCGCCCGCGGCCACGTGATGCTGGAAGGTCAGGTCGGGGTCGGTAAAACCACGTTGTTGCGCGCCGTCGCCCAAGGCTTGGGCGGATACTATCAACGCATCGAAGGCACCATCGATCTGATGCCGGCCGACCTGATTTACTACACCTACCTGAACGGCGAAGGCCGGCCTTGCGTCGATCCCGGCCCACTGTTGAAACAAGGCGAACAGCTGGCGATATTTTTCTTCAACGAAATCAACCGGGCCCGCCCGCAAGTGCATTCCCTGCTGCTAAGGGTGATGGCCGAACGCAGCGTCGGTGCCTTCAATCGCGAATACCGCATGCCGCACGTGCAAGTATTCGCCGACCGCAACCGCGTCGAGCGCGAGGAAACTTTCGAGCTGCCGGCCGCCGCCCGCGACCGCTTCATGATGGAGATCGGCATAGACGCGCCTTGTGAAGACGCGGTAATGGACGCCTTGATCTTCGATCCCCAATTCCACGACGTCGACGCCTTGGTTGCCGGCGTCGAATCCACCGGCGTGCCTTATTACCAATTGAACGACATCGGCGCCGCGATTCAACAAGCCGTCAAAAGCAGCCCCACCCTGCACCGTTATGCGCTGGATTTGTGGAAGGCCTGCAGCCGGCCCGGCGATTTCGGCATCCGCTTGAGCGACGTCGAGATGAATCAATTCATCCAAGCAGGCGCCAGCCCGCGCGGTATGAGCTATTTCCTGCGCGCCGCCAAAGTGCGCGCCTGGTTACAAGGCCGCGATATGCTGTTGCCGGAAGACATGCAGGCGGTTTTTCAAGTGACGATGGGGCATAGGATATTTTTAAATCCGGTTTACGGGTATAGGAAGGAGGAGTTGATGCCGGAGTTAGTGAAGGGGATTTTGGGGAATATTGCCGCACCATGA
- a CDS encoding MxaP protein, which translates to MNLKELTKQIIPKSGLNHYAETYLTWAGVGLIGTLVAQSLDSQADVAYAAYYTSAVNDAVGYHFWILLAVIGLLLFGIILPLLYLARHWPQATLLSDPLRRLCYTFFLVAFDEGGLMIGILLANFLHTSERSTLLAEKSFLFSDVGVPAILALACANSLLWLLGESIYHRQDNSCSGLVKLVMDLPIKYLAPGYLCGAGVALYLILNQ; encoded by the coding sequence ATGAACCTCAAAGAACTAACCAAACAAATCATCCCGAAATCCGGCCTAAACCACTACGCCGAAACCTACCTTACCTGGGCCGGCGTAGGCCTGATCGGCACTTTGGTCGCACAAAGCTTGGACAGTCAGGCCGACGTGGCCTACGCGGCCTATTACACCAGCGCGGTCAACGACGCCGTGGGTTACCACTTCTGGATCTTGCTGGCGGTGATCGGCCTATTGCTGTTCGGCATCATTCTGCCGCTGCTGTATCTCGCCCGCCATTGGCCGCAAGCAACTTTGCTGTCCGATCCGCTACGCCGCCTGTGCTATACGTTTTTTTTGGTCGCCTTCGACGAGGGCGGTTTGATGATAGGAATTTTGCTCGCCAATTTCCTGCACACCAGCGAACGCTCGACGCTGCTGGCGGAAAAGTCGTTCTTGTTCAGCGACGTGGGCGTACCGGCCATCTTGGCCCTCGCCTGCGCCAATTCGCTGTTGTGGCTGTTAGGCGAATCGATCTACCACCGGCAGGACAACAGTTGTTCGGGTCTGGTTAAGTTGGTTATGGACTTGCCGATCAAATACTTGGCCCCGGGTTATCTGTGCGGCGCCGGCGTTGCGTTGTATTTGATTTTGAATCAATAA
- the lnt gene encoding apolipoprotein N-acyltransferase produces the protein MLKIRTWKRELAALLAGTWMTFSFAPYDFYYLPLLSLAVYYRCCRTLRPGSAAWLGFVYGLGYFGSGLWWSYISIHDFGGAPAGVGVLLTTLVVATWSLFPALNAFICARLFKLPGAYFQILAGALTWAASEYLRGTWAFNGFPWLLSGYSQLESPLAGYAPLTGVFGLGFLLSVSAISLEKAARRELPAISAIVLLGVIWSGGWALRGIEWTQAIGGPIRVALIQGNVSQDQKWQADQRTRTLNLYRQATEQLWGKTDVVVWPETAVPAFLHEVEADFLLPLHNAAREHGTDIVLGLPTQDGSKRYYNSILTLGNTAALYHKIHLLPFGEYLPLQPLSGWLLLQMDIPLGDFAAGSENQALLRAGGFPFVATICYEDTFGELVGRQIEAAAYLLNVTNDAWFGDSEQPHQHMQMAQMRALEYGRYLLRATNTGLTGIVAPNGTLIAQAPMFSPTVVSGEILPMGGLTPYARLGDKRLFAGLLLLTLAAYAAAARLSAKRRRD, from the coding sequence ATGCTCAAAATACGCACCTGGAAACGGGAACTGGCGGCACTGTTGGCCGGAACCTGGATGACCTTTAGCTTTGCCCCCTATGATTTTTACTATTTGCCGCTATTGTCGTTAGCGGTGTATTACCGTTGCTGCCGCACACTCCGGCCCGGCAGCGCCGCCTGGCTGGGATTTGTATACGGTTTGGGCTATTTCGGCAGCGGGCTTTGGTGGTCTTACATCAGCATCCACGATTTCGGCGGCGCACCCGCCGGCGTAGGCGTGTTGTTGACGACCTTGGTCGTAGCGACCTGGTCGCTGTTTCCGGCGCTTAACGCCTTCATTTGCGCCCGCCTGTTCAAACTGCCGGGGGCCTATTTTCAAATCTTGGCCGGAGCGCTGACCTGGGCGGCGAGCGAATATTTACGCGGAACTTGGGCTTTCAACGGTTTTCCGTGGCTGCTGTCCGGTTATAGCCAACTCGAAAGCCCTTTGGCCGGCTACGCGCCGCTAACCGGCGTGTTCGGTCTAGGTTTTTTGCTAAGCGTCTCGGCGATTTCGCTGGAAAAGGCGGCGCGCCGCGAACTACCGGCGATTTCCGCAATCGTCCTGCTCGGCGTAATCTGGAGCGGCGGTTGGGCTTTGCGCGGTATAGAGTGGACACAGGCGATAGGCGGCCCGATCCGGGTAGCGTTAATCCAGGGCAACGTCTCCCAGGATCAAAAATGGCAAGCCGATCAACGCACCCGCACACTCAATCTATATCGGCAAGCAACCGAACAACTCTGGGGTAAGACGGATGTCGTCGTTTGGCCGGAAACGGCGGTACCGGCCTTTTTGCACGAAGTGGAAGCCGATTTTCTGCTGCCTCTACATAATGCCGCCCGCGAACACGGCACGGACATCGTGTTGGGCTTGCCGACTCAGGACGGCAGCAAACGCTATTACAACAGCATCCTGACCCTGGGCAACACCGCCGCGCTGTACCACAAGATCCATTTATTGCCGTTCGGCGAATACCTGCCCTTACAACCCTTGTCCGGCTGGTTGCTATTACAAATGGATATTCCGCTCGGCGATTTCGCCGCCGGCAGCGAAAACCAAGCCTTGCTCCGGGCCGGCGGCTTTCCGTTTGTTGCGACCATCTGCTACGAAGACACGTTCGGCGAGTTGGTCGGCCGCCAAATCGAAGCCGCCGCTTATTTGCTCAACGTCACCAACGATGCCTGGTTCGGCGATAGCGAGCAACCGCACCAACACATGCAGATGGCGCAAATGCGGGCGCTGGAATACGGCCGCTATTTGCTGCGCGCCACCAATACCGGTTTGACCGGCATCGTAGCACCGAACGGCACACTGATCGCACAAGCACCGATGTTCAGTCCCACAGTGGTCAGCGGGGAAATTTTGCCCATGGGCGGCTTGACTCCTTATGCCCGTTTGGGCGATAAGCGCTTGTTTGCGGGGTTGCTACTATTGACGCTCGCGGCATACGCGGCCGCAGCGCGTTTATCCGCCAAGCGGCGGCGCGATTAA
- the moxG gene encoding cytochrome c(L), periplasmic yields the protein MKSKNLLTGAVLGLSLAALSTAQADITLRHALTGETLDLSFAKKGGNTEQFKQFMQTGKNPYNGNAEAVKKGESLYMTGCSGCHGHEAEGKLGPGLADDYWTYPRNATDQGLFELLFGGANGMMGPQYVNFSTDDMLHIMAFIRHIYKGDPKKADWLK from the coding sequence ATGAAATCGAAAAACCTTTTGACCGGCGCTGTTCTGGGCTTGTCGTTGGCCGCTTTATCCACTGCCCAAGCCGACATTACCCTGCGCCACGCCTTGACCGGCGAAACCCTTGATTTGAGTTTCGCCAAGAAAGGCGGCAATACCGAGCAGTTCAAGCAGTTCATGCAAACCGGCAAAAACCCTTACAACGGTAACGCCGAAGCCGTCAAAAAAGGCGAAAGCCTGTACATGACCGGTTGCTCAGGCTGCCACGGCCACGAAGCCGAAGGCAAACTGGGGCCCGGTTTGGCCGACGACTACTGGACCTATCCGCGCAACGCCACCGATCAAGGCTTGTTCGAACTGCTGTTCGGCGGCGCCAACGGCATGATGGGTCCGCAATACGTCAACTTCAGCACCGACGACATGCTGCACATCATGGCCTTTATCCGCCACATCTATAAGGGCGACCCGAAGAAGGCCGATTGGTTGAAGTGA
- a CDS encoding DUF58 domain-containing protein — protein sequence MTNEIAGFQYRLTHALPGVFPGAHPGQMLGAGQLFKRHEPLIANPDPRRIDLRASLLDPFGGYRVRVYQQPSQLTVYVIADLSASMGNKLTLVGDFVAAAAQSTYEYGDRFGFIGCGPSATPDWLVPACNLPHTLRKLAEQLRRYRVGGDARSLRSVAPLLPKRRSLIFLLSDFHFSLTELNALIPPLAGHALVPVVCWDPSEYATLPNWGLARLKDAETGRDRSVFLRPELKQRIEQAYQRRRVALGRRLRDFGREPLFLEGRYRSAPINRYFLQHAL from the coding sequence GTGACTAACGAAATCGCCGGTTTCCAATACCGCTTGACGCATGCGCTACCTGGTGTATTTCCGGGCGCCCATCCCGGACAAATGCTGGGCGCCGGCCAGTTATTCAAGCGCCATGAACCGCTGATAGCCAACCCAGACCCGCGCCGCATCGATCTGCGCGCCAGCCTGCTGGACCCGTTCGGCGGCTACCGGGTACGGGTTTACCAACAACCCAGCCAGTTGACGGTTTACGTCATTGCCGATTTGTCGGCTTCCATGGGCAACAAGCTGACGTTAGTCGGCGATTTCGTGGCGGCCGCGGCGCAATCCACTTACGAATACGGCGACCGTTTCGGCTTTATCGGTTGTGGCCCGTCAGCGACGCCGGATTGGCTGGTACCTGCCTGCAATCTGCCGCACACCTTACGCAAATTAGCGGAACAGTTACGTCGCTATCGGGTTGGCGGCGACGCCCGGAGCTTGCGCAGCGTCGCGCCTTTGCTGCCCAAGCGGCGCAGCCTGATTTTTTTGCTGTCGGACTTTCATTTTTCGTTGACCGAACTAAACGCTTTGATACCACCGCTAGCCGGGCACGCACTGGTACCCGTAGTGTGTTGGGATCCAAGCGAATACGCCACCCTGCCGAACTGGGGCTTGGCTCGTCTGAAAGACGCGGAAACCGGCCGCGACCGCAGCGTGTTTTTGCGTCCCGAATTGAAACAACGCATCGAACAGGCTTACCAACGGCGCCGCGTGGCGCTGGGCCGACGCTTGCGAGACTTCGGCCGCGAACCCTTGTTCCTGGAAGGCCGTTACCGGTCCGCCCCCATTAATCGCTATTTCCTGCAACACGCGTTATGA
- the moxJ gene encoding methanol oxidation system protein MoxJ: MKASIHLLTSLTLGLGLVSAQAEQPVLKVCTAENEMPYSNQAGEGFENKLAHYVAEQLGRKLETVSWTDPRYYIRDYLDKGLCDVVMGVDAGDPRLLTTAPYYRSGYVFISREQDGLDLQNWDSPALKTAKRIAFAPGTPAETMLRAIGRYNDMFNYQQELVGFKSKRNQYVKYDNDKLVNEVASGKAEIAILWGPAAARYVKASATPLTMTLIPDDAHRADGQQVGFQYSTAIGVRKGEIALLEQLNHLIRTHQDDIEELLAEEGIPLLEQPEVALSMNP; encoded by the coding sequence ATGAAAGCATCAATACACCTATTAACCTCGCTGACCTTGGGCCTGGGTTTGGTATCCGCCCAAGCCGAACAACCGGTGTTGAAAGTCTGCACCGCCGAAAACGAAATGCCCTACTCCAATCAAGCCGGCGAAGGTTTCGAAAACAAGCTGGCGCACTATGTCGCCGAACAATTGGGCCGCAAGCTGGAAACGGTAAGCTGGACCGATCCGCGCTATTACATAAGAGATTATCTGGATAAAGGTCTGTGCGACGTGGTGATGGGCGTCGACGCCGGCGATCCGCGCTTGCTGACCACGGCGCCGTACTACCGCTCCGGTTACGTGTTCATCAGCCGCGAACAAGACGGTTTGGATTTGCAGAACTGGGACAGTCCGGCGCTAAAGACCGCCAAACGCATCGCGTTTGCGCCCGGCACCCCGGCGGAAACCATGTTGCGGGCGATCGGCCGTTACAACGACATGTTCAACTACCAACAGGAACTGGTCGGCTTCAAGTCCAAACGCAACCAGTACGTCAAGTACGACAACGACAAACTGGTGAACGAAGTAGCCTCGGGCAAAGCCGAAATCGCCATTCTGTGGGGCCCGGCCGCCGCGCGCTATGTCAAAGCCTCGGCCACCCCGCTTACCATGACCCTGATTCCGGACGACGCGCACCGCGCCGACGGTCAGCAAGTGGGCTTTCAATACAGTACCGCCATCGGCGTGCGTAAAGGCGAAATCGCTTTACTGGAGCAATTGAATCATTTGATCCGCACACATCAGGACGACATCGAGGAGCTGCTGGCGGAAGAAGGCATCCCGCTGCTGGAACAACCCGAAGTCGCCCTATCCATGAACCCTTAG
- a CDS encoding nonribosomal peptide synthetase MxaA, with product MTLCNAMTNRTGLLQSRTGAALLGAALLAGCSSSLPPAIDEFAFQTPRPYGYLIGDVIHHRIEFQTRKDTTLNPASVPAPGDLNRWLHLSRATIAHQEDTGHTVIDLTYQVFYAANEVKMLNIPGFQLQFNQAGKTLEHSVPAWPFSLAPLQELAVRKDADGLPYRRPNAAAEPLSAAGPLKLLSASLTGAFALAAYLAYRYGIFPVWPKRRIFKRLQRELAKVPIADPQRGLALLHRAFNSLYGKPLFAHGLEGFYQAQPAYRRAAPSIVWFFELSDRVLFGGQSQVSAEDWRKLQELGRLCRQIECGRL from the coding sequence ATGACACTGTGCAACGCCATGACCAACCGGACCGGACTACTACAATCTCGTACCGGCGCGGCCTTGCTAGGGGCCGCTTTGCTGGCCGGCTGCTCGTCGTCCCTGCCACCGGCAATCGATGAATTCGCTTTTCAAACGCCACGTCCATACGGATATCTGATAGGCGACGTCATTCACCACCGCATCGAATTTCAAACCCGCAAAGACACCACGCTGAACCCGGCCAGCGTGCCTGCGCCCGGCGATTTGAACCGTTGGCTGCATCTCAGCCGGGCCACTATCGCGCACCAAGAGGACACGGGCCATACCGTGATCGATTTGACTTATCAAGTGTTCTACGCCGCCAACGAAGTAAAAATGCTGAATATTCCGGGATTTCAATTGCAATTCAATCAAGCCGGTAAAACGCTGGAACACAGCGTGCCGGCTTGGCCGTTCAGCTTGGCGCCGTTACAGGAACTGGCGGTACGTAAAGACGCCGACGGCCTGCCTTATCGCCGCCCGAATGCCGCAGCCGAACCATTGTCCGCGGCCGGCCCGCTAAAGCTGCTCTCCGCCAGCCTAACCGGCGCATTCGCACTCGCCGCCTATCTGGCTTACCGATATGGGATATTTCCGGTCTGGCCTAAACGGCGAATCTTCAAACGCTTGCAACGTGAATTGGCCAAGGTGCCTATCGCCGATCCGCAACGCGGCCTGGCGTTGCTGCACCGCGCCTTTAACAGCTTGTACGGCAAGCCGCTATTCGCCCACGGTTTGGAGGGGTTTTACCAGGCACAACCGGCGTACCGCCGTGCGGCGCCATCCATCGTTTGGTTCTTCGAATTGTCCGACCGGGTATTGTTCGGCGGCCAAAGCCAAGTCAGCGCGGAGGACTGGCGCAAATTGCAGGAACTCGGCCGCCTATGCCGACAAATCGAATGCGGGCGACTATGA
- a CDS encoding SRPBCC family protein — MQALFAFLSLIAIGFSAHAHGPTPQKAKQSVTIAASADKVWQTVKQFDAIASWHPGVKSSEGDGNNQSGGKRTLVFANGGSIVEELDYYNEAEREYSYRLKTENPAAFPTSSHSVELKVAAGEAPNTSVVTLKSRFYRGDTGNTPPDNLNDAAAVQAMTEFFEQGLNGLKSRVESKQ, encoded by the coding sequence ATGCAAGCATTGTTCGCGTTTTTAAGCCTTATCGCCATCGGTTTTTCGGCACACGCCCACGGCCCTACTCCGCAAAAAGCCAAGCAATCGGTCACCATAGCGGCGTCTGCCGACAAGGTCTGGCAAACCGTCAAACAGTTCGACGCGATAGCCTCCTGGCACCCCGGCGTCAAAAGCAGCGAAGGCGACGGCAACAACCAATCCGGCGGCAAGCGCACCTTGGTGTTCGCCAACGGCGGGAGTATCGTCGAGGAGCTGGATTATTACAACGAAGCCGAACGCGAATACAGCTACCGGCTGAAAACGGAAAATCCGGCCGCTTTTCCGACCAGCTCCCACAGCGTGGAGCTCAAAGTCGCCGCGGGAGAAGCCCCCAACACCAGCGTAGTCACGTTGAAAAGCCGCTTTTATCGCGGCGACACCGGCAACACCCCGCCGGATAACCTGAACGATGCCGCGGCAGTACAAGCCATGACCGAATTTTTCGAGCAGGGATTAAACGGCTTGAAAAGCCGGGTCGAATCTAAACAATAA
- a CDS encoding response regulator, translating to MTGKIDVLLVDDHAVVRAGYKTYLSLSERIGAIYEADRGETACQLYSRHHPNVVVMDLSMPGLGGMESIRRLLSRHSQCKILVFSIHDELVYVTRAIKAGARGYITKNNAPETLVTAVCLIAEGGTFVEPAIAQQLAVSMAVDLDESARIKSLSPREFDIFCLLASGMSTREAAESLCLSYKTVGNHSTAVKEKLGVKTLSELVLIACRHGIVKSGQA from the coding sequence TTGACCGGTAAAATCGACGTGTTGCTGGTGGACGACCACGCGGTGGTTCGTGCCGGTTACAAGACTTATTTGTCGCTTTCCGAGCGTATCGGTGCCATTTACGAAGCCGATCGCGGCGAGACCGCGTGCCAACTGTACTCGCGCCACCATCCCAATGTGGTGGTGATGGACTTGTCCATGCCCGGCTTGGGCGGTATGGAGAGCATACGGCGTTTGTTGAGCCGGCATAGCCAATGCAAGATATTGGTGTTCAGCATTCACGATGAATTGGTTTATGTGACCCGGGCGATTAAAGCCGGTGCCAGAGGCTACATCACCAAAAATAATGCGCCCGAGACCTTGGTTACCGCAGTGTGTTTGATTGCGGAAGGCGGTACCTTCGTGGAGCCGGCCATTGCTCAACAATTGGCGGTCAGCATGGCGGTGGACCTGGACGAATCGGCCAGGATCAAATCCTTGTCGCCGCGCGAATTCGATATTTTTTGTTTGTTGGCATCCGGCATGAGCACCCGGGAAGCCGCGGAAAGCTTATGTTTGAGTTATAAAACGGTGGGTAATCACAGTACCGCCGTCAAGGAAAAGTTGGGCGTTAAAACCTTGTCGGAATTGGTCCTGATCGCTTGCCGACACGGCATCGTTAAAAGCGGTCAGGCTTGA
- a CDS encoding methanol dehydrogenase [cytochrome c] subunit yields MNKLIMLGTVLLALGLSGAANAYDGTKCKEAGNCWEPKPGYPAQVAGSKYDPKHDPNELNKQSQSIKEMEARNAKRTDVLNKTGKFVYDVEG; encoded by the coding sequence ATGAACAAACTAATAATGTTAGGCACAGTATTACTGGCTTTAGGGCTATCCGGCGCCGCCAACGCCTACGACGGCACCAAATGCAAGGAAGCCGGCAATTGCTGGGAACCTAAACCCGGTTATCCGGCGCAAGTAGCCGGCAGCAAATACGATCCTAAACACGATCCGAACGAGTTGAACAAGCAATCGCAATCGATCAAGGAAATGGAAGCGCGCAACGCCAAACGGACGGACGTGCTGAACAAAACCGGCAAATTCGTTTACGACGTCGAGGGTTAA